TTATAATGGAAAATCTAGACATATTAGCTCTTAGCTTGAGACATGAATATGTCAAACAATTGATCATATAGTAAGTCTATAATGGAAAATCTAGACATATTAGCTCTTAGCTTGAGACATGAATATGTCAAACAGTTGATAATAGATGGCATTATCACTATTGTGTATGTGCGGTCAAGTAAAAACTTGGCAAATCCATTTACTAAAGGACTCTCGAGAGATTTAGTGAAAAGTACATCTAGTAGAATGTCTTTGAAACCTTTCTTTAAAAAGTTACCTGTAACGGGAACCCAACCTAACACTATTTGAAATAGTTTTAGGTTTAAAGGGTAATAACAAGTTACAATTAAGTGGCTGCAAAGCACTGAAATTTGTATTTTCATGATAAACCCATTTTAGGATGTTCAGTGCTGGCTGTTATGATAAATGAAGGATGAGTGTtatacttttaataaaattcaataattctCTAAAAGTTTGAAGTAACAGATACTGTAAAGGAACTTCACCTATATGAACATAAGAAGTGAAACAATTTCTAGCAAAAGTTTAAGATTTACTTTTGTAAATGTTCATGAAAACTAGGATGGAACATATATATAAGTGCAATTAAATTCGTGAGTTTTTTGTTAAAGTTGGATAGAATCATGTGTATGGTATTTCCGTTTCTAACATAAAGTCTTGATTTAAGCTTAGGCCACCATTGATTTTGTTAGAAATTTGAAATGCTTACGCTAATTGAAGGTTTAAATCGAAAAATACATTCTTGTATGCATGAGGATATTTGTATATGTAACCGTTTGcaactgaaaaattgaaaagctAGAACTTTTCAAtaagtgtcttttaaaatctataaatagatataattttcctacaaatttgatgatcatttttttttttcactctctcAAATCAATTACACAACTTTGATAGAGAAACTCTAAAAAACAAACTTCAGAATTGTTATCGGCAGTTGATGACTTTGTTGTATCCTGGAGGTGAATTGCTTGTAATCTGGCAACATACTCTTTCGAGTGGGGGCAATTATCACCTTAAAGATAGTGTTCATACACGCCTCAAAGTCGTATTGATTTTTTCTGATTATTGTTTCGGCACAATTTTTTTCAACAGTTTGAGGGGAGTatgtggacttttttttttttttttttttcctttcttaacAATGATTAATTCAATGATTAGTTGAAACTGACATAtcagcattgtgagataaaTAATGCTCATCTTACTGGGTAGATGTGGTAGTGCTCATCAAcgcttaaattttttatttatttattttaaagataATTGATTCAAAGGCTAATGAGAACGATCATATCAGTCCAGTTAAATTAAAATGTGAttgaaatataatttatagcattttttatttaaaatatttgtggaataaaaatataataattttgacATCGCTCTTTCCGTGTTAAATAAGTAGTTATCTACATCCCGACAAGAGTGAGGTAAGCTCCAAGTCTCCAGCCAACAGCCAAGAAAACAGTTTTACATCAGCCACGCATGCAAAACCTACAGCCACGTGTTCCAAGACTGTGCTTCTGCTAACACGAAACAAACTCCCATTGCTCGTCGTCTCGGGTTCGATCGACCGGCCTCCGATTCATGAGCAGCAGTGAATATTCCCTTATATGCTCCAAATCCTCTTCATAGACAGGACCCGATTACCCGAAGACTTGAACCCGTGTCCCCCGGGTGAAGCCAAACCAAACTCATCCAACCCTCTCAACCTAGGCGCCTCCACAACTACGCCCACCAGCTCCAATATTGGTTTTCTATGGCCATCCGAGAACCCCAAACTCACCGGCTGCTGAAAACTCGAGCAACCCATTTCAGGCGCTTTCCTCTGGCTCGGGTCTGTCCATGAACCGGCCGGCTGATTCTCCGTTTCGGCCGAAATATCGGCCTGAACAGGAGCTCTACAGAGTGGGCACTTAGAGTGAGACTGGAACCACGTATCAATGCAGTCGACGTGAAAAGTATGTCCACATTTGTGCAAGGCTCTGCCTTGCTCGCCGTCTTCGAACTCGGATAAGCACACGGCGCATTCTGGCGGAGAGTCGTGGGTTTTGGAGGAGTAAGTGAAGGTAGATAGGGCTTTGAGGACGAAGGGGTCGAGGCCTTGATCAGTAGTAGTGGTGGTGGCGTTGGGGGTAATGGGGTGATGGAATAGGTGGCGAGCATGACGGCGGCGATGGCTATTACGGCGGTGGTGGCAGTGGAGGCAGCACCGCAAGCTATGGAAGCACACTATGATAAGtaccaaaaagaagagaatggTCACCGAGCATAGCATAATCTTCCCGTTGAGAGCAAAGCTTGCATTATACTCCataagcgagagagagagagagagagagagagagagagagagaggggttgaTGGAAGTGAGTGTCTGGCAGGGTCATTTATGGAGGTGGGGTGGGAAGGGCAGAGGAAGGTTCCACCCTCATTAGgatattttacaattttaaagaaatttgaaatttttaaatttgtttaaaaccAAGTCATTTTTTATATCGAAATGgtgtgaaaaatgctacatattaaagatatggtGTGAAAAATGGTGTAAAAAATGCtgcatattaaagatatgacatgttaataataaaattaaaaaaaaaaaatcattccaaaaggatttttcttcacttttaaaaagacGCTTCTTTTTTACTAAATCGAAAGACAGATGTTTGCTCAAAGcgtttatacgacataaagtgtaagaaaaaatctttttgaatgatttttttttttttcggtttcaTTATTAACATGCCATATCTTTAATATGCAGCATTTTTCACGTCATTTCGATGTAAAATAGGGATTGATTTAaattgagaatctcaaatttctttgaaattgtagggAATCCTAATCCAAACCCAAGTGCTCGGCAAATggattcatttttgttttttttagctTTGGCATGCATATTGGCAGGATTTTTATTAGAATATAATTGGCTTTGTAATATCTAATTGAATCTAATACgcaattataatattataagtCTAAACAATTTGAGTGGCAATTATTATGTAAATAAAAGTGATTGAGATAACATCATCACATAAACTATCACGTTAATGTGTAAGTttacattaaaataattataatttgattataatttgaTATAACAATGTTACATGTATTgtcaaattaatttataaggattttaattttgataaaagtaATAACACCTAATATGTACTTGTATGATTTGGCAAAACTATTTTAAGCTATTACTTCAAATGGATAAAGACTTCTCCTGTTCAAATGAATTATAGAGTATTCAGTTAATGTAATGTGAATGGCAAAATTATTcacaaaaaatgtgaaaaattaattttacctTTGATCACATTACACTAACCGAATACTTTCCCGTTCAAATGAACTGTAAAGGATCCAAATCCGCTTCAAATGACTTGGCTTGGTCATTTATATAGATCTATATATTAATGCTTTCAAGATCAAAGTGCTTTTTCATTATTAAatatccttcttcttttttttgtctctAGCTGATCGATTGCAAATTAGCAGCGTGAAGAAGTTCAAGATGACAgctataaaaagaaagaaaagaactaaAGAAGCTGACTTTTATAGGATAAGGCACCACTAAGATCAGAATACATGTAAATTTTCTAATCTCGTATTATATATGGTGGGTGTTAGTGGTGTTAACCATTAATTAATAGGGCCAACCTTTTGTGATTATTGGAGAAGATACTAATTAATCCACTTTGTGCGTTTAATGCAAAACCAGCTGGCCATTTAGAAGTTAATTAAACTCGCAATGCAACCTtatcccttcattttttttttttttttttttttttttttttttttttttttttttttttttttttttttatcaaggtATCTTAGTTTACTTAAAATCGAATAGTACTTCAGACTAGCCCAAGACTGAGCAATTACCTAACAGTGCCTCATCCTTTCTGCTGTTTCTTTTGTGCTATGgcaatcaaaagattcaaaagtGATGTTGATCATTAACTCTCAGTCCGCAATGTTGATTCCCTTGAATCATAGTCCTTAGGAGGGGAAAATAAGGGAGAGCTATAATTGTATACGTCTTTCAAATTGTCTAGCATTTAAttctcccttcttcttcttcttcttctttttctttttattattgttattattattttgataccGGGGTATTCAGAGTTTTGCACCAACTAGATTTGGTGGACACGGTACAAAGTGTCCCCTCTACACGAGTTACCGTACAAAGCAATCCCTTCAAACAAATTGCGTAATTAAAGCTTGGGCTTTCGCTTGCATGCGTTGTCCCAATGAATTGTTTATACTTAAGAGGGGTCGAACCTTAAATCTGATGTTTCATGATACACCAAAGCCAAGTGACTTACCACACGAGCTAATCGAGCATAATATGATAAATTTGTTACTCATATGAAGTTACTGTtaaagttaattaaataattaaatttattatttatatgtttaAACTATACGATATCATAATAAATACTTTGAGTTCTTATTAAGTCTCATTTGTTGAAGAAGAATTTgaacgcatatatatatatatatatatatatatatatatatatatatatatatatatatatatatatatattaaatttaccatttctaTAAAGTTAAAAGTTatgaaataaatgataatttaaggACTATTGTCGGCGAACATGTAGTCATATATTCTCAAGCTTTATGTGAGGACTGAGGACCTAGTTGGGTGGGAAAGAAAAGGCAAGAGCATAACTTGATGCTGCAACATGGCAGGGTATGGGTGAACTTATCCCAACTCCAACTTATACCTTACAAAAGAAAGGACAAACGCAACAAATTAAGGGCCAATGTGGTTGATGGGAAAGGAATCAAACCACGAGGATATGGTGGTACAAACAGTACTTGGGGCTCAGTTTCGTAAATGGTTgtattgtgaaatttttgtttgcaGAATAGTAAAATGTgatttatgtaatataaagtataaaaaaagtatattagaattgttttatatatataaaaaataaaatatataaataaaagttattttgtAGTAAGGTTTTTTTAGTTGAACTGTAATAAAGAAATGGCCTAGACTTCACCCCTCAAAAAACAGatctgagaggaggaggagggagccGATCTGCCCCCTCTTCCTCTCCCTTTCCCTTTCTACTCTCCGCTCTTATCCTATCCCTcccattctggttttttcttttgtttgtaggtgttcttcGATCAGATCAGCATTTTTTGTCTCTTCGCTATGCATCTGTTCATCTTCCTCCATACTGTGCATTTCATCTCCTCCCTGGCCGCTGCTGTTGTTTGCtgattgtgtttttgctttgaacaagagttttcttctctttagatctgtTATCATGGACGATTTATGGGATtaaggttagtcaggtgtgaggggttatctctcacgaccAGTTTAAATAATTTCTAGAATATTTGGCTACCCTTGTCTTAAATATAGTCTGCATAGAGCAAATCtgctctttaattatttttatacatggATTAGCaaaaagatgaaagtcatagataacaatttattgtaagaattttatttgtatatataacTGTGTAACCTCATAATATGTGGTTAtgattttttagaattttatgttttgtgatgtaaaagctttatgctcataatctttgatcaatgaaatactcaaatctttcgtaaaaaagaaaaaagaaaaaatgttcaaACGAAAGGATTATGGTGCAAATGTGCTAGGGAGGAGCTTTTAAAGCACCAGCTCTTCTCCGGATCAAATATGGTTCCTTTTCACCATTGGGTTCATCAATATAGGGagttgccaaaaaaaaagagaggaaaagcaTGCGTATTTGGGGAGTGAAAGAGTGTTTGAAAACTTCATCCATTtgatttaccaaaaaaaaaaaaaaaacttcgttCATTCGATAACTGTCGCCTCTTTCACTTTCACTTTCACTTAGTCTTGGACCATCACAATTAAGCTCTCCCGTCATCAAGACAATTTCAAGCTCCCATCGCAGAGGTGTTTGAACGCTTCTTCCATGCCGACCACCATGGCTCTATAAGTTCACTCCCAAGCCAATAAGCCAATTGCCTGTtttatttgtttcgacgtaaaatgttttttgctgtaaaatattttcaacgaaatcatttttcaggaaaaaaaaatcaaaaatatttttcgttatTTGGTTCGTATGAAAAAATCACCACGACAAAAAATAATTGCTGACGAGATTCTACCATTAGCCAGAAAGATTTCAGCCACTTTCACAAGATTTTGACTACTATTACTCGATTCCAGCAATGGCTAGATTCCGACGAAGGTGGTCAGAATCTGGCACAGTACAGCCGAATTCCGACTAGTTTTGCTGGAATAAAGCTGGATTCCGGTGAAGGTTGTTGGAATCCGTTCATTTGTGTTGGATTCCGGCTAAACTAGCCGGAATTTGGCACAATAAAGCCGAATTCTGACAAACTGGCTGGATTCCGACAGTACTGGCTAGATTCTGTCCAGTTTTGCTGAAATTTGGCTTGGCCGAATTCCAATGACAGTTTCGAATTTCGTTCCAGCATGTTTTGCCGGAATCCAGTGGCAGTCGATGGCGCCGGAATTCGGCGATCGGATAATAAAattcgggctaccaacaaacttcaATGCCCAAAGGTTGTGGATTCTCACAAACATGCCTGcaaaaatgaagagtttaaaacTGTAAaccattttctaaaaattaaagaagcttttacggtcaaactgaaatgatttctgttgaccatcattttttattacaccaaacaccaaaaaaatataaaaatatattttttaaaaattactttacaCCTAAACAAGCGGAGTAGTAATTTACGGAGTCGTTCTCATCTTTTTGCTTCTCATGTCCTCTCTTTTGGCTTGTATGCGTTCACGCGCCAACAAATAGTGCATGCATGTGCATTTTCTATCGACAAAGACATCACTCttggcttctagggtttgttgttttttttaagaaaaattatgaCTTCTTGTTCTAAGCATCAATCATTCTtagatccaattttttttttttttttttttttttttttttttaaaggcttTTCGTTCTACGCGTCAATCATGCATTGATCCAATttgccttcttcttttttaatgtttttaacgCTTAGTGTTCTAAGCATCATCCTGCTTAGATCCaaatttgctttttttcttttgttttttccaaattgtttttttgctAGACTTATCATTCTAAGTATCGATTAACCTATTCGCAAGAAACTCATATAAATCAGTCTCTAAAAGTAACATATGTCCTttacatgtgagaagcacacaAAATTAACCCTCCataattttctacaaactagtTTATAAAGAATATCTGTACGTCATTTTCTAATTATGAGAAACAAGTATTTCTAAGTTCTTAATTGTCgaaattaaaaacctaattacaacaaaattaattaaaatcacataaaactTTAAGATTGAATTTCACTCcctttttctcatatatatatatatatatatatatatatatatatatgtaagtgcTCCGAAATAGATTAATTAATCAAGAATCAATGATCATCAATGCTGTAAATTTTGCCTACGACACTTTTATAGATATTTTTCCAAATTGACGAGATGAACTCCAAGGTGACTGTATCACTATCATATCGTTTGGAATTTGAGATATCACTCGACAATTTACGCAATCCttgaacccaacacaaaattattgAGCTAAAGTTTTGGGGtctaactcgtttaattaaatagtttaaGTTAGAGTTAACGTATATAGTTTTCTACTCATATCTCGACACAACCCAAATTTGATATGCAAATACGAATTAATTTATTGATGATTGCAATAAATTAGGATTTGGTATTCAATTAAATACTAAATTCTAATGCCCCAAATCTCTCTTGCTTTCAAATAACTCAAATAAGCGATCTGCCGAAGCTGTTGAATGTAAACGGGAGAGCCCATGGCACAAGGAAACCCAACactgaagaaacaaaaagacaTGCAGCCTTGGTACTTCAGTTGTATTTCTCTAAAGAATCAAATGAATATGCCGTTGCAAATGCTTCAGCTAGTACTGCACCACTTAACATATAAGAAAGTGGCTCATAATTATCCACAAATTCCTCTAGTTTCAACTCCAAGAACAGATTGGAGAGGCTGCAAAATTGTTCTTAGCCCGACAAAATCTTGCTAGTTAAAAGGTTGGAAATGgaaccgttaaaaaaaaaaaagtcctgcAATTTTTTTGTACAACACCTAAACTAAACACTTTCAACCATATGATCCTGTGAATCGGAGGGCAGCTAGCATTGACgatggagatggagagagcCCAAGGGGTCGTCCCCAGCCGATCTTAAAAAAAGTCTTGTCAACATTGATATCACTCATTAGGCTTTGATTTCTATTGGAGCCGGCAATGGTGGGCATCTTAATTGAAATTAACATCGTCGATCTGATTTTTAGAACAAAATCTTGATATATTATATAGTGTGTAGGAAGATGCTTTGGCTGCAAGGTAAAATAGTCAAAATTGCaagagaacatatatatatatagagaaggACGCCGATCGACCCGCTTACAGCCGGCGAAGGTCATTGACATAGACAATTATACATATTAATCTAATTAATGACTTTGATTTAGACaattaaatatcattttaattACTCCTAATTTTATCGCCATGAGTTTCGCATATTCTCTTCTGCCCTGACTCTATCTGTATCTAAAACAATCTGTTCTTAATTTGGTTTTACAGCCTGTAGGCTGCAGCACACTGGTCTCCGAGTGGTTAAGGTTAAAACAGACAATTTTTTATCTCACTCGTAAATTTGacacaaaattataaaattattatttgatatatataattggatTCGGGTCACAATTAAGTTGACCCTCTAGACCCATTTAATAGACAGGTcaagtaacaatttttttttttttttcattattattattttacaattaaaatcaagaaattacactaaaacttaaaaataaaaaagggtgaAAAGTAGTTTCCCATCAACACATATGTAAGATGTAACGATTCAAGCAAAACTCTAGTTAAATTTGGGCTAACACTCTAAAAGGAGGACTAGTCAAATTGAAGATTCTatagaatcatttataaagtccagttttacTTAATAAAAATAGGTAATGTGTAACTTAACATTCATGAGTtataactatctttataaaccactcaatATACGTAGATTAttccttattttcctaatgTAAAACATGAGTGTTACAACATAGGTGAGGTATCTTACTCCGACATGGGACTCTTTAGAGAGAGTAAGACtagaataaaaacaaataatgtgAGATCAAATTTTGCTTTCGGGTGGTGTTTATGTTTGTGGGAAGGAATACATGTGTCATTCAGTTTATTGTCGTTTCCTCCATATCAAGCAAACAGAAGCAACGAAAGTAGACAATGCATGCATCTTGAAGAAAGTATATTTAGAAAGTAAAGTTTTTGAGTCCATATCACCACCTCAGCTGCTTGTCCTCATCGTATTTGAATGTATAAAACCTAGTTAGAATGTATTATCTTTCTTATTATATTGGAGGGTTTCATTATGCTGTATGAGTTTTGtagattgatgatttttttttatttttttatatttttttttttagtttatcaaATAATGGGTCAAATGGACTTGGTTGAGTTGAGTTTTGtagattaatatttttttttttagcttatcAAATAACGGGTCAAACGGGCCGTGCTTGGGTCAACTCAACATAACCTATTTAGGCTTGGTTAGAAGGTAATAGAATTAAGTTAaattgttttgttacaaacctAAATATTAAGTTTGTTACAGGATAAATTGGGTAGTACTTTCTAAGAGGGAACTTAGACCATACAAAGTAAACGCTGATTTGCTGAATAATTCTCTGTCAATATATACTGCACCTAAATAAAGGTTACAACACTGACTTAGACTAGAATTAGGACTTAATTATAGTCGTACTCTTACATAACTAGAATTAGGGTTTATAGTCCCACGAGGATTATGACTATAACTCTTACGTAAAGATAAAGACTAAAACAAGACTGTTTCCAATAATTTGAGAGAAGTAGAGAGAGATATACTTATAGTCTTAAATTGCTTAGGATCATAATATTCCTCCCCCCTTAAAAAGTCTCTGCGTACAAACGCTTCCATGGTGGCTATTTCGGGATTAGGATATCTTCCTTCTCAACATGTGACCTCCTTGCAACAAGCTTCGATTGGGTCACCCTCCAATCCATGCCCGATAAAACTTCGACACATGCAACTGTTGTGATCTTTGGTCACTGTACTCCCTTGAAATCGGTCAGATTGGTATCGATTTGGTCAAAAATGGTGGCCCTACGATAGGGCCAAGGGGTATTGGTTGAATCGGGTGGGTTTTGAATACTTGAATTTCAAGTGGTGACAGGTTGAATTTTTGTGGAATTTTTGGTGTTAATGGTGGAATTAATGGGGAGTTGGGGGCTTTTGGTACGTACCATTGGTTGCTGTGGCATCAAATGATCTAATCATGTGTTCAAGGCGGCTATTAACTTATTTACCTAACAAAGCATATCTAAGTCAAACTTTGCCTTAAAGGCTAGTGCATGTGAAGTTAAGTGATCCGATACACTTCATTGATAGTCGATCACGTTAAATATTCAAACTAagtataacaaaaaaataatttt
Above is a genomic segment from Alnus glutinosa chromosome 12, dhAlnGlut1.1, whole genome shotgun sequence containing:
- the LOC133851709 gene encoding RING-H2 finger protein ATL64-like, with product MEYNASFALNGKIMLCSVTILFFLVLIIVCFHSLRCCLHCHHRRNSHRRRHARHLFHHPITPNATTTTTDQGLDPFVLKALSTFTYSSKTHDSPPECAVCLSEFEDGEQGRALHKCGHTFHVDCIDTWFQSHSKCPLCRAPVQADISAETENQPAGSWTDPSQRKAPEMGCSSFQQPVSLGFSDGHRKPILELVGVVVEAPRLRGLDEFGLASPGGHGFKSSGNRVLSMKRIWSI